The Candidatus Methylomirabilota bacterium genome segment GATGGCGATGCCGACGTCCGCGGTCAGGAGGGCCGGCGCATCGTTCACCCCGTCGCCCACCATCGCCACCCGCTTCCCGCGCGCCTGCACCTCCTTGACCTTCGCCGCCTTTTGCTCCGGCAAGACCTCGGCGAAGACGGTGTCGATGCCGAGCTGCTCGGCCACCGCGCGGGCCACCGGCTCCGCATCGCCGGTCATCATGATCACCTCGATGCCCTGCGCGTGGAGCCGCTGCACCGCCTCGGCGGACTCCTCGCGGACCGCGTCGGCCACCGCGAACACCGCGAGGGCCGTCGCCCGCTCGGTCATGGTGATCGCGGCCTGGCCGCGCGCGGCCGCGCGGTCGACGGCCGCCTGCAACGCCGGGTCCATCTTCACGTCGAGCCGGCGGAGCAGGGCGGGGCCCCCGAGCAGCAGCGGACGGCCGCCCACCGTGGCCTGCACCCCGTGGCCGGGGACGGCCTGGAAGTGCTCGGCCTCCGGGATCGCGAGCGCCCGCTCCTCCGCGCTCCGGACGATGCCGCGGGCGATCGTGTGCTCGGAGTCGCGCTCCACCGCGGCGGCGAGCGCGAGCGCCTCGTCGTGGGCGAGGCCCGCCGCCGTGGTGATCTCCACCACCCGGAACTCGCCACGCGTGAGCGTGCCCGTCTTGTCGAAGAACACGGCGGTCACGTTGCGGGCCTCTTCGAGGCCGCGGCGGTCGCGAACGAGCAGGCCGTTGCGGGCGCCGATGGTCGTGGAGATCGCCACGACCAGCGGGATGGCGAGCCCCAGCGCGTGCGGACACGCGATCACCAGCACGGTGACCACCCGCTCGATCACGAAGGCGGCGGCCGCTCCGGCGGCGAGCCAGCCCACCAGGGTGGCGACGGCGGCGGCGACCGCCACGATGGTGAGGAGGAACGCGGCCCGGTCGGCGAGCGCCTGGGCGCGGGAGCGCGATGTCTGCGCCTGGGCCACCAGGCGCATGATCCCGGCGAGAGCGGTGTTCTCGCCGATCCGGGTGACCTGGAGCCTCAGCGAGCCCGACCCGTTGACGGTTCCCGCGATGACGCTGGCGCCCATCGACTTGGGTACCGGCCGTGACTCGCCGGTGATCATCGATTCGTTCACCTCGCTGCCGCCCTCTCGCACGGTGCCGTCGGCGGGAATGCCGGCGCCCGGGCGAACCAGCACGAGGTCGCCCTCACGGAGCGCGGAGACCGGGACGACCTCGGTGCCATCGCCCGCGATTCGTTCCGCGGTGTCCGGCAGCAGCTTCGCGAGCTCCTGGAGCGCGCCCTGCGCCTGGGATATCGAGCGCATCTCGACCCAGTGACCGAGGACCATGATCGTGACCAGGGTGGCGAGCTCCCACCAGAGATCGGTTCCGGGGAAGCCGAGCGTCACCGCCAGACTGAACACGAAGGCGACGCCGATGGCCAGCGCGATGAGCGTCATCATCCCGGGACGGCGGTCGGCCAGCTCGTCGAGGGCGCCCCGGACGAACACCCACCCGCCGTAGGCGAACACCAGCGCGCCGAACACCGCGGGGATCACGCGCGAGGCCGTGGCCCCGCCCCAGGCCTCGTAGCCGAGCCAGTGCTGGACCATCGGCGACCACACCACGGTGGGAATCGAGAGGAGCAACGTCCCCCAGAACTTGCGCCGGAACATCTCGACGCTGTGACCGGCGTGCCGGTCGTGTTGGGCGTGGGCGCCGTGGTCGGCGTGACCATCGGGTGCACCATGATGGGCGGGCGATCCGGTGCGGCCGGTCGGCGCCGGCTCGTGGGGCGCGTGCGTGCCGTGCGCAGATGTCATGTGCTCCTCCGATACCGTGGAGGCCTCGAACGAGGGGCCGCTTTCCCGCGGAGGTACTATACATCGGGTACCATGCACGGTGACCACGATGATCATCGACCTGTCGGCGTTCGATGCGTTCCTGTTCGATCTGGACGGGGTCATCACCCGGACCGCGGAGCTGCACGCCGCCGCGTGGAAGACGCTCTTCGATGAGTACCTGGCCGCGGACGCCGCGCGTCGCTCCGCGCCGTTCGTGCCGTTCGACATCGCGGTCGACTATCGCGCCTACGTGGACGGTAAGCCGCGCCGGGCGGGAGTCCGCGACTTCCTGGTCTCGCGGAACGTCCGCCTGCCCGAGGGCACCCCGCACGACGAACCGACCGCCGAGACCGTGCACGGGCTGGGCAAGCGGAAGGATCGATACTTCCTCGATCTGCTCGAGCGGGAGGGCATCGCGGTGTACCAATCGGCCATCGCGCTGGTCCGCGAGGCGCGCGCACAGGGCGTGAAGACCGCGGTGGTCTCGTCGAGCCGCAACACCGCGCGGGTCCTTCGCGTCGCTCACCTGACCGACCTCTTCCAGGTGCGCGTCGACGGTGCCCTGGCCGCGCGCGTCGGGTTGGCGGGCAAGCCGGACCCCGCGATGTTCCTGGAGGCGGCGCGCCGTCTCGGCGTGCTGCCGGCGAGGAGCGTCGTCTTCGAGGACGCGACGGCCGGCGTCGAGGCCGGTCGGCGCGGCGAGTTCGGCCTCGTGGTGGGGGTGGGCGATGCCGACCACGCCGAGGGCCTGCGACAGCATGGCGCGCATGTCGTCGTCGCCGATCTCGGCACCATACGACTCACGCCGCGGGCCCGGGCCGCCTCGTGACCGGCTGGGCGCTCGTCTACGAAGGGTTCGACCCCGCGCAGGAGCGGCTGCGCGAGACGCTGTGCACGCTCGGCAACGGCTATTTCGCGACGCGCGGCGCGGCCGCGGAGAGCGCCGCGGACTCCGTGCACTATCCGGGGACCTACATCGCCGGATGCTACGACCGCCTGCCGAGCGTCATCGAGGGCCGCACCCTCGAGCACGAGGATCTCGTCAACGCGCCCAACTGGCTGCCGACGACGTTCCGGCGCCCCGGCGAGCCGTGGTTCTCCCTGCACGACGTGGAGGTGCTGTCGTACCGGCAGGAGCTCGACCTGCGGCGCGGCATCCTGCTGCGCGATCTGCAGGTCCGCGACCGGGCCGGCCGTACCACACGGGTGGAGAGCCGCCGGCTGGTCTCCATGGCGTCGCCCCACCTGGCCGCGCTCGAGACGATCGTCACCCCGGTGGACTGGTCGGGCCCGCTCGAGATCCGCGCCGCGCTCGACGCCCGCGTCGTGAACGATCTCGTGGCGCGGTATCGGCAGCTCGCCAAGGACCATCTGGTGCCGATCGTCACGACACGCGCCCGCCGCGACGGCCTCTTCCTGAAGGTGCGGACGCACCAGTCGGAGGTCGTGATCGCGCAGGCGGCCCGGCTTCGTGTGGACGTGGATGGCCGGCCGGTCGATGACCCGGGCCGGGTCACCGAGGAGCCGCGATACATCGCGCGGGACATCGTCGTCGAAGCGACCGCGGGGCGGCCGGTCCGGATCGGGAAGACGGTGGCGCTCTACACCTCACGGGACCACGCCATCAGCGAATGTGGCCTGGACGCGAGCACCGCGCTCGCGCGCGCGGGGGATTTCGACGACCTGCTGCATGCGCATGCGCTGGCGTGGAAGCACCTGTGGGCGACGTTCGACGTGGAGCTCGAGGTCGACGGTGAGCCCGTGTCCCCCGGCAATGGCGGGCTCGCCACCGCCGCCCTGGTCCGGCTGCACGTCTTCCATCTGCTGCAGACCGCCTCGCCGCACACGAGGGATCTCGACGTGGGCGTGCCCGCGCGGGGTCTCCACGGCGAGGCCTACCGCGGGCACGTGTTCTGGGACGAGCTGTTCATCTTCCCGTTCTTGAACCTGCGCATGCCGGAGATCACGCGCGCGCTGCTGCTGTACCGCTATCGGCGGCTCGAGGAGGCGCGGGTGGCGGCCCGGGCCGCCGGCTACCGCGGGGCGATGTTCCCCTGGCAGAGCGGCAGCAACGGGCGCGAGGAGACGGACACCCAGTTCTACAACCCGCGCTCCGGGCGCTGGATGGAAGACCACTCGCACGTGCAACGGCACGTGGGGGCGGCCATCGCCTACAACATCTGGCAGTACTACGAGGTCACCGGTGACCTCGAGTTTCTCGTCGACTACGGCGCCGAGATGCTGCTCGACATGGCGCGCTTCTGGGCGAGCGCGACCACCTACGATCCGGCACTCGATCGGTACGGGATCCACGGCGTGATGGGCCCGGACGAGTACCACGACCGCTATCCCGGCGCCGATCGACCCGGATTGAGCAACAACGCCTACACCAACGTCATGGCGGTGTGGGTGCTGCGGCGCGCGCGGGCGGTGCTGGACCTCCTGCCCGACTCGGTCGGCCATCGCCTGCGTGACCGGCTCGGCCTCACCGAGGCGGAGATCGCCGGATGGGAGACGATCAGCCGGCGGATGCGGCTGGTCTTCCACGCCGACGGCATCCTGAGCCAGTTCGAGGGATACGAGGCGCTCGAGGAGTTCGACTGGGAGGGATATCGGCAGCGCTACCGCGATCTCTACCGGCTCGACTTCATTCTCGAGGCCGAGGGCGACAGCACCGCCAACTACAAGCTCTCCAAGCAGCCGGACGTCCTGATGCTGTTCTATCTCTTCTCGTCCGACGAGCTGCGCGAGCTGTTCGAGCATCTCGGCTACCCGTTCGACGCCCAGACGATCCCGAGGACCATCGACTACTATTACCGTCGCAGCGTCCACGACTCGTCGCTGAGTCGCGTGGCCGATGCCTGGGTGCTGGCCCGGGCGGACCGCCCGGCGTCGTGGGACGTCTTCATGGAAGGGCTCGTGACGGACGTGGCCGACATCCAGGGCGGGACCACGCCCGAGGGGATCCACCTCGGCGCCATGGCGGGCACGGTCGACGTCCTGCAGCGCTGCTACACGGGCATCGAGCTGCGCGACGACGTCCTCCGGCTCAACCCGCGCCTGCCGGAGGCGCTCGGGCGACTGCGACTGTGGGTGCGCTACCGGGGGCAGTCGCTGCGCATCGAGCTCGAGGGCCGGGCCATCCAGGTGCAGGCGATGCACTGCGTGGCGCCCGCGATTCGCGTCGTGATCAACGGCAAGACGTACGAGCTGGCGGCGTCCGAGCACTGCGCCGTCGAGCTGACGTGACAACGCCTGGGCGAGCGGCGCCATCATCGGTGGGCGATTGGCCATGCTCGGCAATGGAAGGAGATCTCACGATGTCAGAGGCTCGACACGACGACGGGCAGCGCCGCAGACCGCATCCGCGATCCATGGACAGCCCCTTCCTGGAATTCGATCTCACGCGAGAGCTCGAGCAGCTCGACCGCGAAGCCCGGGGGACGAGTGACCAGAACGCCAAGACACTCGTGAAGTACGACGACTTCCGCATCGTCTTGATCGCGCTCCGGGCGAATGCGCGCATGCCGGACCATCGGGCCGAGGGCCGCATCTCGGTGCACACCCTCCGCGGCCACATTCGGCTTCGCGCGCTCCAGCGGACGTTCGATCTGCCGGCCGGAAGTCTGCTCGCCCTGGACCGGGACCTGGCTCATGACGTCGAGGCCCTGGAAGACAGCGTCTTGCTCCTCACCATTGCCTGGCCCGGCCGAAACGGGGACCGAGCTGACTAGCGCTCATGGAAAGCGTGGACGCGTTCATCCGCCAGTACGGGTACTCGGCGCTCTTCGTGGGCATGGTCCTGGAGCAGTTCGTGCCGCCCATGCCGGGGGAGCCCCTGCTGCTCGGGGCGGGAGCCCTGGCCGGGACCGGCCATCTCCGTCTGTGGCTCGCGGGCACGCTGGCGCTGGCGGGCACGGTCGTGGGCGATCTCCTGTGGTACGAGGTCGGCCGCCGCGGCGGCCAGCGAGTCATGAAGTGGCTGTGCCGTATCTCGATCGAGCCCGACAGCTGTGTGCGCCGGGGTGAGGAGACGTTCGCGCACCGTGGCGCCAGCGCCCTCCTGATCGCGAAGTTCCTGCCCGGGCTCAACAGCATCGGACAGCCGCTGGCGGGGGCCCTCGGCATGCCGAGATTTCGCTTCCTGGTGTTCGACGTGCTCGGGGCCGTGCTGTGGGTGGGGCTCTACGTCGGCCTGGGCTACACCCTTCACGACCAGCTCGCCGAGGCCGCCGCACTCGCCGAGCGGCTGGGCCTCTGGGCGGTCGTGGTCGTCGCCGGCGCCTTCGGCTTCTACCTGGGCGTCAAGGTCACCCGGCGCCAGCTCTTCCTCCGCCAGCTGCGCATCGCGCGGATCACCGTCGACGAGCTCGTGCGGAAGCTGGACGCGGGCGAGCCGGTGTCGATCATCGATCTCCGGCACGACCTGGACGTGCAGGCCGAGCCGATCGGCATCCCGGGGGCGGTGCACATGACTCCCTCCGCGCTCGAGCAGCGCCGCGCCCTGATCCCGCGCGACCGGGACGTGGTGCTCTACTGCTCCTGACCGAACGAGGCCACGAGCGCCCGGGTGGCGCTGCTGTTGCGGAAGCAGGGCATCTCGCGAATCCGGCCCCTGGCGGGCGGGTTTCAGGCCTGGCGCGAGCGCGGTCTCCCCGTGGAGCCGGTCGCGACCGACGCGGCCGCCGCGTAGCCACCATCTGCTCGCGCATGGCTCGGCGTTGACACGCACCCCGAATGTGTCGAGAATCCGCTTCAGATCGCACCCCGCGGATCGGGCGTGAGCGACCCGGAGGCCGACATGGAGAAGATGTCACGCCGCTCCTTCTTCAAGGGGGCCGGGGCGGTGGCGGCCGCGGTCGCGGTCGCGCCGGGATGTGAGCGGCCCGCGCCGCCGCGTCCGCCGTATTCGTTCTTCAACGCCGACGAGGCCTCCTTCGTCGAGGCCGCGGTGGCCCGGCTGATTCCCGCGGACGAGACCGGGCCGGGGGCACTCGAGGCCGCCGTTCCCACGTACCTCGACCGGCAGCTCGGCGGGGCGTGGGGTGGCGGCGAGCGCCTGTACCGCAGTGGGCCATGGCAGCCCGGCAAGCCCGAGCAGGGGTACCAGCTGCGGTTCACCCCGGCCGAGCTGTTCCGAGCCGCCATGCGGGCGATCATCGAGGACCTTCGCGCGACGAATCGAGGCAGCTTCGCCAAGCTGCCGGCCGAGGATCAGGACGCGTATCTGCGAACCCTCGAGCGCGAGTCGAAGGACCTGGGCGGGGTGCCCTCGAACATCTTCTTCGGGTCGCTGCTGGAGATGACGATCGAGGGGTTCTTCTCCGATCCGGTCCACGGCGGCAACAAGGACATGGTGGGCTGGAAGCTCATCGGCTTTCCGGGAGCGTACGCCAACTACTACGAGCTCGTCGACCAGCACGGCATCGCGTTCAAGCCTCCGCCCATGAGCCTGGCGCAGAGCGCCGGCGACCACGCGCACCCCGAGCCGGCTCCGAAGCGGAACTGAGCATGACCACGACGCGCCGTGAGGTCGACGCGGTCCTGATCGGGGTCGGGCTCGTCGGCACGGTGCTCGGCCGCGAGCTGACGCGGGCGGGCCTCACCGTGGTCGGTCTGGAACGCGGTCGGCCGCGCGATACGGTTCCGGATTTCCAGGGGCCAAAGATGCACGACGAGCTGCGCTACGCGACGCGCCTGGAGCTGATGCAGGACACCGCCCAGGAGACGCTCACGTTCCGGCACACGGTGCGCGACACCGCCTTGCCCATGCGCCGCTGGGCGAGCTTTCTGCCGGGAACCGGGCTCGGCGGGTCGCTGGTGCACTGGAACGGCCAGACGTTCCGCTACCAGGAGGACGATTTTCGACAGCGAAGCCGTCTCGTCGAGCGCTATGGGCGAGGATTCATTCCGGCCGATGTCACCATCCGGGACTGGGGCGTGAGCGCCGCGGAGCTGGAGCCCCACTTCGATCGGTTCGAGTACCTGCTGGGAGTGAGTGGCAAGGCCGGCAACCTCAACGGCCGGAAGATTCCGGGGGGCAACGTCTTCGAAGACCCGCGCTCGCGCGAGTATCCCACTCCTCCGCAGAAGGAGCCGTACGGCTCGGCCATCTTCCGCAAGGCCGCCGAAGACCTCGGGTACCACCCGTACCCGCAGCCCTCGTGCAACCTCAGCCAGCCGTACACCAACCCCGAGGGACTCAGCCTCCGGACGTGCACGTTCTGCGGGTACTGCGAGCGCTTCGCCTGCGAGCATTTCGCCAAGTCGTCTCCCCAGACGGTGCTGCTTCCGGTGCTCCTGAACGACCGCAACTTCGAGCTGCGCACGGGCTGTCGCGTGCTGCGGATCAACGTCGACCAGAGTCGGACGGTGGCGACGGGGGTCACGTACGTCGACGCGCAGGGACAGGAAGTGGAGCAGCGGGCGCGACTGGTCATCCTCGGGGCCTACGCACTGAACAACGTGCGCTTGCTGCTGCTCTCGCAGATCGGGCGGCCCTACGACCCCACCACCGGTCGGGGAGTCGTGGGAAGCAACTACGCGTACCAGACGATGAGCTACCCCCAGGTCTTCTACGACGAGAGCGTCAACATCAATCCGTTCATGCGCTCCGGCGCCAACGGCACCGTCATCTCGGACTTCGCGTCAGACAACTTCGATCATGGCCCGCTCGGGTTCATCGGCGGCGCCTACATCGGGGAGATCATGACGAACGGCCGTCCCATCGGGTTCCATCCGGTGCCGCCCGGCACGCCCGCGTGGGGCGCGGCGTGGAAGAAGGCGGTGGTGCGCCACTACAACCATACCTCCACGATCAACGTTCACGGCGGGTCGGTGGCGACGCGCCAGAACTACCTCGACCTCGATCCGACGTACAAGGACGCGTGGGGTCAGCCGCTGCTGCGCATGACCTTCGATTTTCCGGAGAACGACATCAAGATGTCCGCCTACGTCACCCGGAAGGCCATCGAGATCGGTGAGGCCATGGGCGGCCGGCTGGTCGCCGGGTCCCCCCGCAAGGGTCCGTACGACATCACGGAATACCAGACGACGCACAACAGCGGCGGCACCATCATGGGGACCGATCCATCGACCAGCGTTGTCAACCGGTATCTGCAGAGCTGGGACGTGTCCAACCTGTTCGTGATCGGCGCCTCGAACTATCCACAGAACGCGTGCTACAACCCCACCGACACGCTGGGGGCGCTGGCCTACTGGTCGGCGGATGCGATCGTGACGAAGTATCTCAAGTCCCCCGGCCCCCTGATCCGCCGATGAGGGCGCCGATCGTCGCCGCCATGATGGGCTTGCTGGGCGTGCTGCCGCCGGCGGCGCAGGCGCAGCTCGTCGTGCCCTCGGGGCAGTCGCTTCGGCAGCGGCCACCCGCCGCGCAGCTCTGCGTCGGCTGTCACGGGGCCCGGGGGGAGGCCGATCTCGCGACGGGCGTCCCGCGCATCGCGGCGCAGTCGCGGTATTACCTCACCAAGCAGCTCGACGACTACGCCGCCGGTCGCCGGCGGCACCCGGCCATGGAGGCGATGGCCAGGATCCTGTCGCGCGATGACCGAGCCGCCTACGCGGCGTATTACTCGCAGCTCGAGGCCCCCGCGCCCGGGCGGAGCGCCGGCGGGCCGCCGTCCGAGCGCGGCCGACTCCTGGCGACCATCGGCGACGCGCGGCGTGGCGTGCAGGCGTGCGCGAACTGTCACGGTCCCGACGGCGTCGGCCAGCCTCCGACCTCTCCGTACCTGGCCGGTCTCGACGCGAGCTTCATCAGCGCGGACCTGAACGCCTGGAAGGGCGGGGGACGGAGCAACGACGACAGCGGGCAGATGACCGCGATTGCCAAGGCCCTGCCCCCCGAAGACATCGCGGCGGTTGCTCGATACTATGCGAGCCTCCCGCCGCCCAGGCCCGGGCCTCCGGATATCGTGCAGTCGGTACTCCACCGCCGAGCGGCCCCGGGGCGCATTCCATCCGCCACCCAGTCCGGCGAGCCGTCTCGACGCGACCGCGCCGGTGTCGAGCAAGGCGCGCCGATGACCGGAGGCACGCAAGGCGCCGGCGGCGGAGCCGCGACCGACGCGCCGGCAGCCGGCCGCGCGCCGGAGCAGCCCAGCAGCGTCATCTACAACGTGCCCGTGCGCGACGGCGACCCGGCGCGGGGGCGACGCCTCGTGGCCAGCGGCGCGCACGGCTGCGCGGCCTGTCATACGATTCCCGGCATCCGGGCCGCGAGGGGCGTCGTCGGTCCGCCGCTGGGCGGCCTGGCCCGCCGCAGCTTCATTGCGGGCGGCTTGCCGAACAACGCGAGCGCGCTCGTGGCCTTTCTCCAGGATCCGCCGGCGTTCGTGCCGAACACCGGAATGCCGAACGTCGGGCTGAGGCTCGAGGAGGCGCGGGACATCGCGGCGTTTCTCTCGACACTGGAGCGAGCGCGTGCATGGTGATCTGAGGCGACTGCTGCTCGGGGCGAGCCTGCTCACCGCGGCGTGCGGCGGGCCCCAGTCGGCGCTCGACCCCGCGGGCCCGGGCGCGGCCTCGATCCACCGGCTCGGGATGTTCATGTACGTCGGCGCGGCCCTCGTCACCGCGCTGGTGACCATCGTGATGCTCGTGCCGTTCGTGCGGCCGCGCCAACGTCCGGTGAATCGGCGCCTCTTCCTCTGGGGCGGCGGGGTCTTGCTGCCATTCGTGACGCTCACCGCGCTCGTTCCGTTCGTCATGAAGAGCGGGCACGAGACGCGAACCTCGACGTCTCCCGACCGGCTCGCCGTCGACGTGACCGGATCGCTCTACTGGTGGACGATGTCGTACCGCCGGGCCGACGGATCGACGGCGGCGGCCTCGGCCAATGAGCTGCGGCTGCCGGTCGGCGAGCCCGTCGAGGTCTTCCTCCATTCCCGGGACGTCATCCACAGCTTCTGGGTCCCGCGCCTGGCCGGCAAGACGGACATGATTCCCGGCCGGGTCAATCGCATGGTGATCCAGGCCGACCAGGCCGGGGTCTTTCGCGGCCAGTGCGCCGAGTACTGCGGGTTGCAGCACACCCTGATGGCGTTCGACGTCATCGCGCTGCCGCGGCCCGAGTTCGACGCGTGGCTGGCCAGCCTGGCCCAGCCCGCGGCCGAGCCCTCCACGCCGTTCCTGCGCGAGGGGCGCGACGCGTTCGTGCGCATCGGGTGCGGCTACTGCCATACCGTGCGCGGCCTGACCGGGGGCGTGCTCGGACCCGATCTCACGCTGCTCGGCACGCGGCGCACCCTGGGCGCCGGCACGTTGCCGGGAGGGGTCGGCAACATCGCCGCCTG includes the following:
- a CDS encoding heavy metal translocating P-type ATPase is translated as MFRRKFWGTLLLSIPTVVWSPMVQHWLGYEAWGGATASRVIPAVFGALVFAYGGWVFVRGALDELADRRPGMMTLIALAIGVAFVFSLAVTLGFPGTDLWWELATLVTIMVLGHWVEMRSISQAQGALQELAKLLPDTAERIAGDGTEVVPVSALREGDLVLVRPGAGIPADGTVREGGSEVNESMITGESRPVPKSMGASVIAGTVNGSGSLRLQVTRIGENTALAGIMRLVAQAQTSRSRAQALADRAAFLLTIVAVAAAVATLVGWLAAGAAAAFVIERVVTVLVIACPHALGLAIPLVVAISTTIGARNGLLVRDRRGLEEARNVTAVFFDKTGTLTRGEFRVVEITTAAGLAHDEALALAAAVERDSEHTIARGIVRSAEERALAIPEAEHFQAVPGHGVQATVGGRPLLLGGPALLRRLDVKMDPALQAAVDRAAARGQAAITMTERATALAVFAVADAVREESAEAVQRLHAQGIEVIMMTGDAEPVARAVAEQLGIDTVFAEVLPEQKAAKVKEVQARGKRVAMVGDGVNDAPALLTADVGIAIGAGTDVAVEAGDVVLVRSDPRDVPRIIALSKATYRKMIQNLWWAAGYNVVAIPLAAGVLSPWGIVLPPAVGAVLMSASTIIVALNAQLLRRFSA
- a CDS encoding beta-phosphoglucomutase family hydrolase, which encodes MIIDLSAFDAFLFDLDGVITRTAELHAAAWKTLFDEYLAADAARRSAPFVPFDIAVDYRAYVDGKPRRAGVRDFLVSRNVRLPEGTPHDEPTAETVHGLGKRKDRYFLDLLEREGIAVYQSAIALVREARAQGVKTAVVSSSRNTARVLRVAHLTDLFQVRVDGALAARVGLAGKPDPAMFLEAARRLGVLPARSVVFEDATAGVEAGRRGEFGLVVGVGDADHAEGLRQHGAHVVVADLGTIRLTPRARAAS
- a CDS encoding glycosyl hydrolase family 65 protein, which encodes MTGWALVYEGFDPAQERLRETLCTLGNGYFATRGAAAESAADSVHYPGTYIAGCYDRLPSVIEGRTLEHEDLVNAPNWLPTTFRRPGEPWFSLHDVEVLSYRQELDLRRGILLRDLQVRDRAGRTTRVESRRLVSMASPHLAALETIVTPVDWSGPLEIRAALDARVVNDLVARYRQLAKDHLVPIVTTRARRDGLFLKVRTHQSEVVIAQAARLRVDVDGRPVDDPGRVTEEPRYIARDIVVEATAGRPVRIGKTVALYTSRDHAISECGLDASTALARAGDFDDLLHAHALAWKHLWATFDVELEVDGEPVSPGNGGLATAALVRLHVFHLLQTASPHTRDLDVGVPARGLHGEAYRGHVFWDELFIFPFLNLRMPEITRALLLYRYRRLEEARVAARAAGYRGAMFPWQSGSNGREETDTQFYNPRSGRWMEDHSHVQRHVGAAIAYNIWQYYEVTGDLEFLVDYGAEMLLDMARFWASATTYDPALDRYGIHGVMGPDEYHDRYPGADRPGLSNNAYTNVMAVWVLRRARAVLDLLPDSVGHRLRDRLGLTEAEIAGWETISRRMRLVFHADGILSQFEGYEALEEFDWEGYRQRYRDLYRLDFILEAEGDSTANYKLSKQPDVLMLFYLFSSDELRELFEHLGYPFDAQTIPRTIDYYYRRSVHDSSLSRVADAWVLARADRPASWDVFMEGLVTDVADIQGGTTPEGIHLGAMAGTVDVLQRCYTGIELRDDVLRLNPRLPEALGRLRLWVRYRGQSLRIELEGRAIQVQAMHCVAPAIRVVINGKTYELAASEHCAVELT
- a CDS encoding VTT domain-containing protein; translation: MESVDAFIRQYGYSALFVGMVLEQFVPPMPGEPLLLGAGALAGTGHLRLWLAGTLALAGTVVGDLLWYEVGRRGGQRVMKWLCRISIEPDSCVRRGEETFAHRGASALLIAKFLPGLNSIGQPLAGALGMPRFRFLVFDVLGAVLWVGLYVGLGYTLHDQLAEAAALAERLGLWAVVVVAGAFGFYLGVKVTRRQLFLRQLRIARITVDELVRKLDAGEPVSIIDLRHDLDVQAEPIGIPGAVHMTPSALEQRRALIPRDRDVVLYCS
- a CDS encoding gluconate 2-dehydrogenase subunit 3 family protein; the encoded protein is MSDPEADMEKMSRRSFFKGAGAVAAAVAVAPGCERPAPPRPPYSFFNADEASFVEAAVARLIPADETGPGALEAAVPTYLDRQLGGAWGGGERLYRSGPWQPGKPEQGYQLRFTPAELFRAAMRAIIEDLRATNRGSFAKLPAEDQDAYLRTLERESKDLGGVPSNIFFGSLLEMTIEGFFSDPVHGGNKDMVGWKLIGFPGAYANYYELVDQHGIAFKPPPMSLAQSAGDHAHPEPAPKRN
- a CDS encoding GMC family oxidoreductase codes for the protein MTTTRREVDAVLIGVGLVGTVLGRELTRAGLTVVGLERGRPRDTVPDFQGPKMHDELRYATRLELMQDTAQETLTFRHTVRDTALPMRRWASFLPGTGLGGSLVHWNGQTFRYQEDDFRQRSRLVERYGRGFIPADVTIRDWGVSAAELEPHFDRFEYLLGVSGKAGNLNGRKIPGGNVFEDPRSREYPTPPQKEPYGSAIFRKAAEDLGYHPYPQPSCNLSQPYTNPEGLSLRTCTFCGYCERFACEHFAKSSPQTVLLPVLLNDRNFELRTGCRVLRINVDQSRTVATGVTYVDAQGQEVEQRARLVILGAYALNNVRLLLLSQIGRPYDPTTGRGVVGSNYAYQTMSYPQVFYDESVNINPFMRSGANGTVISDFASDNFDHGPLGFIGGAYIGEIMTNGRPIGFHPVPPGTPAWGAAWKKAVVRHYNHTSTINVHGGSVATRQNYLDLDPTYKDAWGQPLLRMTFDFPENDIKMSAYVTRKAIEIGEAMGGRLVAGSPRKGPYDITEYQTTHNSGGTIMGTDPSTSVVNRYLQSWDVSNLFVIGASNYPQNACYNPTDTLGALAYWSADAIVTKYLKSPGPLIRR
- a CDS encoding c-type cytochrome — encoded protein: MRAPIVAAMMGLLGVLPPAAQAQLVVPSGQSLRQRPPAAQLCVGCHGARGEADLATGVPRIAAQSRYYLTKQLDDYAAGRRRHPAMEAMARILSRDDRAAYAAYYSQLEAPAPGRSAGGPPSERGRLLATIGDARRGVQACANCHGPDGVGQPPTSPYLAGLDASFISADLNAWKGGGRSNDDSGQMTAIAKALPPEDIAAVARYYASLPPPRPGPPDIVQSVLHRRAAPGRIPSATQSGEPSRRDRAGVEQGAPMTGGTQGAGGGAATDAPAAGRAPEQPSSVIYNVPVRDGDPARGRRLVASGAHGCAACHTIPGIRAARGVVGPPLGGLARRSFIAGGLPNNASALVAFLQDPPAFVPNTGMPNVGLRLEEARDIAAFLSTLERARAW
- a CDS encoding c-type cytochrome, encoding MHGDLRRLLLGASLLTAACGGPQSALDPAGPGAASIHRLGMFMYVGAALVTALVTIVMLVPFVRPRQRPVNRRLFLWGGGVLLPFVTLTALVPFVMKSGHETRTSTSPDRLAVDVTGSLYWWTMSYRRADGSTAAASANELRLPVGEPVEVFLHSRDVIHSFWVPRLAGKTDMIPGRVNRMVIQADQAGVFRGQCAEYCGLQHTLMAFDVIALPRPEFDAWLASLAQPAAEPSTPFLREGRDAFVRIGCGYCHTVRGLTGGVLGPDLTLLGTRRTLGAGTLPGGVGNIAAWIASSQHLKAGNGMPSYDQLEGRQLRALAAYLDSLR